One stretch of Priestia megaterium DNA includes these proteins:
- a CDS encoding dihydroorotase: MTTIIKNATWLNEGKIEKVELKIENGVIAEIASHIDVQNEEVIDAGGNFLSPGLIDVHVHLREPGGEKKETIETGTLAAAKGGFTAIAAMPNTRPVPDTVEQMEWVNKRIEETAHVRVLPYASITTRQLGKELTDFEGLKEAGAFAFTDDGVGVQSTGMMLEAMKKAASLNKAIVAHCEDNDLINKGCVHDGKFAKEHGLNGIPSICEAVQIARDVLLAEAANCHYHVCHVSTKESIRAIRDAKKAGIRVTAEVTPHHLLLNEEDIPGLDSNFKMNPPLRGKDDQQALIEALLDGTLDFIATDHAPHTADEKAEGMELAPFGIVGLETAFPLLYTNLVLKEVMTLEQLVSYLTNKPAETFNLPYGTIEVGKTADLTIIDLETEKAINPEEFVSKGKNTPFANWVCKGWPVMTLVEGKRVWEDVKACNVN; this comes from the coding sequence ATGACAACAATTATCAAAAATGCTACATGGTTAAATGAAGGAAAAATTGAAAAAGTCGAACTGAAAATTGAAAATGGTGTAATTGCTGAAATAGCTTCACACATTGACGTACAGAATGAAGAAGTCATTGATGCAGGCGGGAACTTCTTATCACCGGGTTTAATCGATGTCCACGTTCACTTGCGTGAGCCAGGGGGAGAAAAGAAAGAAACGATTGAAACGGGTACTTTAGCAGCGGCAAAGGGCGGTTTTACAGCAATTGCTGCAATGCCCAACACGCGTCCAGTTCCGGATACTGTTGAACAAATGGAGTGGGTAAACAAGCGCATTGAAGAAACAGCACATGTTCGCGTATTGCCATACGCATCGATTACCACTCGTCAATTAGGAAAAGAACTAACGGACTTTGAAGGCTTAAAAGAAGCGGGAGCATTTGCTTTTACAGATGATGGAGTAGGTGTTCAGTCAACAGGAATGATGCTAGAAGCGATGAAAAAAGCCGCTTCATTAAATAAAGCAATCGTTGCACACTGTGAAGATAATGATTTAATTAACAAAGGCTGCGTACACGACGGGAAATTCGCAAAAGAACATGGACTAAACGGTATCCCTTCTATCTGCGAAGCCGTTCAAATTGCACGAGATGTCCTGCTTGCTGAAGCAGCAAACTGTCACTACCATGTGTGTCACGTAAGTACAAAAGAATCCATTCGCGCCATTCGTGATGCGAAAAAAGCAGGCATTCGCGTAACCGCAGAAGTAACGCCACATCATCTGTTACTAAATGAAGAAGATATCCCGGGACTTGATTCGAATTTTAAAATGAATCCGCCGCTTCGAGGAAAAGATGATCAACAGGCATTAATTGAAGCTTTATTAGACGGAACGCTTGATTTTATCGCCACTGATCATGCACCGCACACAGCGGACGAAAAAGCAGAAGGCATGGAGCTTGCGCCGTTTGGGATTGTGGGACTTGAAACAGCTTTCCCGCTTCTTTATACAAACTTAGTATTAAAAGAGGTAATGACGCTAGAGCAGCTAGTATCGTATTTAACAAACAAGCCTGCTGAAACGTTCAATCTTCCTTATGGCACGATTGAAGTGGGAAAAACAGCGGATTTAACCATCATTGATCTTGAAACAGAAAAAGCAATTAATCCAGAAGAATTTGTATCAAAAGGTAAAAACACGCCGTTTGCTAACTGGGTATGCAAAGGTTGGCCGGTAATGACATTAGTAGAAGGTAAACGAGTATGGGAGGATGTTAAAGCATGCAACGTCAACTAA